The following are encoded in a window of Manihot esculenta cultivar AM560-2 chromosome 8, M.esculenta_v8, whole genome shotgun sequence genomic DNA:
- the LOC110621748 gene encoding 11 kDa late embryogenesis abundant protein — protein MQSMKETAANAAASAKAGMEKTKATVQEKVDKISAHDPMQKEMATQKKEERKAEAEWNKLEAHEQNAAARQAAKVGGHASYTTGETGGGAYGTEPLAHPHSASATGTPGYPTGTQQMSAVPGHGTGQPYGGQVDPTGVRRTHPTGLPGDTTGHNTRV, from the exons ATGCAGTCGATGAAGGAAACCGCTGCCAATGCTGCAGCCTCCGCCAAGGCTGGCATGGAAAAGACCAAAGCCACCGTTCAAGAGAAG GTGGATAAGATATCGGCACATGATCCAATGCAGAAGGAAATGGCAACTCAAAAGAAGGAAGAGAGGAAGGCGGAGGCAGAATGGAACAAACTGGAGGCGCATGAGCAAAACGCAGCAGCGAGGCAGGCGGCTAAGGTTGGTGGTCATGCAAGTTACACAACAGGAGAGACTGGTGGCGGTGCTTATGGCACTGAACCACTTGCCCATCCACACTCTGCTTCTGCAACGGGGACGCCTGGTTATCCCACGGGAACACAGCAAATGTCGGCAGTGCCTGGACACGGCACAGGCCAGCCCTATGGTGGACAAGTGGATCCCACGGGTGTAAGGAGGACTCATCCAACTGGGTTGCCCGGAGACACCACCGGCCACAACACCCGTGTTTAG